The following are encoded in a window of Corvus moneduloides isolate bCorMon1 chromosome 26, bCorMon1.pri, whole genome shotgun sequence genomic DNA:
- the LOC116456060 gene encoding feather keratin Cos1-1/Cos1-3/Cos2-1-like gives MSCPEKCQQCRPCNPCCQPCGPCPLANSCNECCVRQCQSSTVVIEPPAVLVTLPGPILSSFPQNTVVGSSTSAAVGSILSSEGVPISSGGFDISCITSGYGERCCRPC, from the coding sequence ATGTCCTGCCCTGAGAAGTGCCAGCAGTGCCGGCCCTGCAAcccttgctgccagccctgcggcccctgcccgctggccaacagctgcaatgagtgctgtgtcaggcagtgccagagctccacCGTCGTCATTGAGCCgcctgctgtgctggtgaccctgcccgggcccatcctcagctccttcccacagaacaccgtggtgggatcctccacctccgCTGCcgttggcagcatcctcagctctgaaggagtgcccatcagctccgggggctttgacatctcctgcatcaccaGCGGCTATGGTGAAAGATGTTGTCGTCCCTGCtaa
- the LOC116456071 gene encoding feather keratin Cos1-2-like, whose amino-acid sequence MSCNPCCQPCGPCPLANSCNECCVRQCQSSTVAIQPSPVVVTLPGPILSSFPQNTVVGSSTSAAVGSILSSGGVPISSGGFDISCITSGYGGRCCPPC is encoded by the coding sequence ATGTCCTGCAAcccttgctgccagccctgcggcccctgcccgctggccaacagctgcaatgagtgctgtgtcaggcagtgccagagctccacCGTGGCCATCCAGCCCTCCCCAGTGGTGGTGACCCTGcccgggcccatcctcagctccttcccacagaacaccgtggtgggatcctccacctccgctgctgttggcagcatcctcagctctggcggagtgcccatcagctccgggggctttgacatctcctgcatcaccaGCGGCTATGGCGGCAGATGCTGTCCCCCCTGCTAA
- the LOC116456045 gene encoding feather keratin Cos1-1/Cos1-3/Cos2-1-like, protein MVEGTSKSCHTIPRDLSIHWDHTGNLSLRQHGLGALRHCGASIKGSLTGGCLIHFCHLLLFGNQVQRQARDMSCPEKCQQCRPCNPCCQPCGPCPLANSCNECCVRQCQSSTVVIEPPAVLVTLPGPILSSFPQNTVVGSSTSAAVGSILSSEGVPISSGGFDISCITSGYGERCCRPC, encoded by the exons ATGGTAGAGGGAACCAGCAAGTCATGCCATACCATTCCCAGAGATCTTTCCATTCATTGGGATCACACAGGAAATTTATCACTCAGGCAGCACGGACTTGGAGCCCTGAGGCACTGTGGGGCCAGCATAAAAGGCAGCCTAACTGGTGGCTGTCTCATCCACTTCTGTCACCTCCTGCTCTTTGGGAACCAG gtGCAGCGCCAGGCTCGAGACATGTCCTGCCCTGAGAAGTGCCAGCAGTGCCGGCCCTGCAAcccttgctgccagccctgcggcccctgcccgctggccaacagctgcaatgagtgctgtgtcaggcagtgccagagctccacCGTCGTCATTGAGCCgcctgctgtgctggtgaccctgcccgggcccatcctcagctccttcccacagaacaccgtggtgggatcctccacctccgCTGCcgttggcagcatcctcagctctgaaggagtgcccatcagctccgggggctttgacatctcctgcatcaccaGCGGCTATGGTGAAAGATGTTGTCGTCCCTGCtaa